One window from the genome of Choloepus didactylus isolate mChoDid1 chromosome 2, mChoDid1.pri, whole genome shotgun sequence encodes:
- the S100A12 gene encoding protein S100-A12, with amino-acid sequence MTKLEDHLEGIVNIFHQYSVRVGHFDTLTKGELKKMIQKELPNIIKNTKDQATIDKIFQDLDTDQDGQITFNEILPLLVSMLMTVHKITHQE; translated from the exons ATGACTAAGCTGGAAGATCACCTGGAGGGAATCGTCAACATCTTCCACCAGTACTCAGTGCGAGTGGGGCATTTCGACACCCTCACCAAGGGTGAGCTGAAAAAGATGATCCAAAAGGAACTTCCAAATATCATTAAG AATACCAAAGATCAAGCTACCATTGACAAAATCTTCCAAGATCTGGATACTGATCAAGATGGACAGATCACATTTAATGAAATCCTGCCCCTGCTAGTTTCTATGCTGATGACTGTACATAAAATTACCCACCAAGAGTAG